From the genome of Malus sylvestris chromosome 6, drMalSylv7.2, whole genome shotgun sequence, one region includes:
- the LOC126626091 gene encoding uncharacterized protein LOC126626091 yields the protein MNQTPSTLSHSPTLSSLHHHQIHFHRHSHTPFNFRPSSSSSSSSSHSFLCSASLAIIPFATRSLVLKLFRHFPCAHLLRVHCRLLILFFLPSLYFFTSSRRSFVLDFLSVIAFSAALLISLNVALPRFVSTRLFLSRSLPIKLCSSSRVSKPAQPVLWSIGSKPKLDKKPNSGSWVQVYSNNDVYEGEFDKGKCSGSGVYYYHMSGRYEGDWVDEKYDGYGVETWARGSRYRGQYRQGLRHGIGVYRFFTGDVYAGEWSNGQCHGCGIHTCEDGSRYVGEFKWGVKHGLGHYHFRNGDTYAGEYFADKMHGFGVYQFGNGHRYEGAWHEGRKQGLGMYTFRNGETQSGHWQNGVLDIPSVQNTQPGSSYAANHAKVFNAVQEAQRAAERAFEVAKVDERVNRAVAIANKAAIAARVAAVKAVQKQLHPLQQ from the exons ATGAACCAAACACCTTCCACTTTATCCCACTCTCCCACACTCTCCTctctccaccaccaccagaTTCACTTCCACCGCCATAGCCACACGCCTTTCAATTTCcgcccttcttcttcttcttcctcttcctcttcgcATTCGTTTCTGTGTTCCGCTTCACTCGCAATCATTCCCTTCGCCACACGATCACTGGTCCTGAAGCTTTTCCGCCATTTCCCCTGTGCGCATTTGCTCAGAGTCCACTGCCGCTTGCTTATCCTCTTCTTTTTGCCTTCCCTTTACTTCTTCACAAGTTCCCGCCGCTCTTTCGTTCTCGATTTCCTCTCTGTGATCGCTTTCTCGGCGGCCCTTTTGATTTCTCTCAACGTTGCACTTCCCCGTTTTGTTTCGACTCGGTTGTTTCTTTCCCGCTCTTTGCCAATCAAGCTTTGTTCGTCTTCCCGCGTCTCTAAGCCCGCTCAGCCTGTTCTTTGGTCAATTGGGTCGAAGCCCAAGTTGGACAAAAAGCCAAATTCGGGGTCTTGGGTGCAGGTTTATAGTAACAATGATGTTTATGAGGGTGAATTTGATAAAGGGAAGTGTTCAGGAAGTGGGGTTTATTACTATCATATGAGTGGGAGGTATGAAGGTGATTGGGTGGATGAGAAGTATGATGGTTATGGTGTGGAAACCTGGGCCAGAGGTAGCCGGTATCGTGGGCAGTATAGGCAGGGCTTGAGGCATGGAATTGGGGTGTATAGGTTCTTCACTGGTGATGTTTATGCCGGAGAGTGGTCTAATGGGCAGTGTCATGGGTGTGGAATACATACTTGCGAGGATGGAAGCCGGTATGTTGGGGAGTTTAAGTGGGGTGTCAAACATGGACTTGGTCATTATCATTTCAG AAATGGTGACACATATGCTGGGGAATATTTTGCTGACAAGATGCATGGTTTTGGAGTATATCAGTTTGGGAACGGGCATCGATATGAAGGAGCCTGGCATGAAGGAAGAAAGCAAGGACTTGGTATGTACACTTTCAGAAATGGGGAAACACAATCTGGTCATTGGCAAAATGGGGTGCTAGATATTCCCAGTGTGCAAAACACCCAACCTGGATCTTCTTATGCTGCCAACCATGCCAAAGTGTTCAATGCAGTCCAG GAAGCACAGAGAGCTGCTGAGAGAGCATTTGAAGTGGCCAAAGTAGATGAAAGGGTGAACCGAGCTGTAGCAATAGCTAATAAAGCAGCGATTGCTGCACGAGTTGCAGCTGTAAAGGCCGTGCAAAAACAATTACACCCATTACAACAATGA
- the LOC126626115 gene encoding casein kinase II subunit beta-1-like isoform X2 yields the protein MYRERGLGGSKATEVVGPAADRKQRINDALDKQLERSSPSTSRAINGKDKPLIMGGKQPPSDHRDSRSASASLTKNNCSDEESETDSEESDVSGSDGDDTSWISWFCNLRGNEFFCEVDDDYIQDDFNLCGLSSQVPYYDYALDLILDVESSHGDMFTEEQNELIESAAEMLYGLIHVRYILTSKGLAAMLDKYKNYDFGRCPRVFCCGQPCLPVGQSDIPRSSTVKIYCPKCEDIYYPRSKYQDIDGAYFGSTFPHLFLMTYGHLKPQKASQSYVPRVFGFKLHKP from the exons atgtaCAGAGAGCGAGGGTTGGGTGGGTCTAAGGCGACGGAGGTGGTGGGACCCGCCGCTGATCGGAAGCAGCGGATCAACGACGCCTTGGACAAGCAGCTCGAGCGATCCTCGCCCTCCACTTCTAGGGCAATCAACGGCAAGGATAAGCCTCTTATTATGGGTGGTAAGCAGCCTCCCTCCGATCACAGAGACTCTCGCTCTGCCTCTGCGTCTCTCACCAAAAACAATTGCTCCGATG AAGAATCTGAGACAGACAGTGAAGAGTCAGATGTTAGTGGTTCCGATGGGGATGACACATCTTGGATTTCATGGTTTTGCAATTTGCGAGGAAATGAATTTTTCTGTGAAGTGGATGATGATTACATACAAGATGATTTTAACCTCTGCGGGCTAAGCAGCCAAGTGCCGTACTATGATTATGCACTTGATTTAATTTTGGATGTTGAATCTTCTCATG GTGATATGTTCACAGAAGAACAAAATGAATTGATTGAATCAGCAGCAGAGATGCTTTATGGTCTTATTCATGTTCGATATATATTGACAAGCAAAGGCTTGGCTGCCATG CTAGACAAGTACAAGAACTATGATTTTGGTAGATGCCCAAGAGTTTTCTGCTGCGGACAACCCTGCCTCCCAGTTGGCCAGTCGGATATCCCACGGTCAAGCACTGTAAAAATATACTGCCCCAAGTGTGAAGATATTTACTACCCTCGATCGAAGTATCAAG ACATTGATGGAGCCTATTTCGGAAGTACATTCCCTCACCTGTTCTTGATGACATACGGGCACCTGAAGCCTCAGAAAGCATCACAGAGTTATGTTCCTAGAGTGTTCGGATTCAAGCTTCACAAGCCATGA
- the LOC126626115 gene encoding casein kinase II subunit beta-1-like isoform X5 — MYRERGLGGSKATEVVGPAADRKQRINDALDKQLERSSPSTSRAINGKDKPLIMGGKQPPSDHRDSRSASASLTKNNCSDEESETDSEESDVSGSDGDDTSWISWFCNLRGNEFFCEVDDDYIQDDFNLCGLSSQVPYYDYALDLILDVESSHEEQNELIESAAEMLYGLIHVRYILTSKGLAAMLDKYKNYDFGRCPRVFCCGQPCLPVGQSDIPRSSTVKIYCPKCEDIYYPRSKYQDIDGAYFGSTFPHLFLMTYGHLKPQKASQSYVPRVFGFKLHKP; from the exons atgtaCAGAGAGCGAGGGTTGGGTGGGTCTAAGGCGACGGAGGTGGTGGGACCCGCCGCTGATCGGAAGCAGCGGATCAACGACGCCTTGGACAAGCAGCTCGAGCGATCCTCGCCCTCCACTTCTAGGGCAATCAACGGCAAGGATAAGCCTCTTATTATGGGTGGTAAGCAGCCTCCCTCCGATCACAGAGACTCTCGCTCTGCCTCTGCGTCTCTCACCAAAAACAATTGCTCCGATG AAGAATCTGAGACAGACAGTGAAGAGTCAGATGTTAGTGGTTCCGATGGGGATGACACATCTTGGATTTCATGGTTTTGCAATTTGCGAGGAAATGAATTTTTCTGTGAAGTGGATGATGATTACATACAAGATGATTTTAACCTCTGCGGGCTAAGCAGCCAAGTGCCGTACTATGATTATGCACTTGATTTAATTTTGGATGTTGAATCTTCTCATG AAGAACAAAATGAATTGATTGAATCAGCAGCAGAGATGCTTTATGGTCTTATTCATGTTCGATATATATTGACAAGCAAAGGCTTGGCTGCCATG CTAGACAAGTACAAGAACTATGATTTTGGTAGATGCCCAAGAGTTTTCTGCTGCGGACAACCCTGCCTCCCAGTTGGCCAGTCGGATATCCCACGGTCAAGCACTGTAAAAATATACTGCCCCAAGTGTGAAGATATTTACTACCCTCGATCGAAGTATCAAG ACATTGATGGAGCCTATTTCGGAAGTACATTCCCTCACCTGTTCTTGATGACATACGGGCACCTGAAGCCTCAGAAAGCATCACAGAGTTATGTTCCTAGAGTGTTCGGATTCAAGCTTCACAAGCCATGA
- the LOC126626115 gene encoding putative casein kinase II subunit beta-4 isoform X6, with amino-acid sequence MYRERGLGGSKATEVVGPAADRKQRINDALDKQLERSSPSTSRAINGKDKPLIMGEESETDSEESDVSGSDGDDTSWISWFCNLRGNEFFCEVDDDYIQDDFNLCGLSSQVPYYDYALDLILDVESSHGDMFTEEQNELIESAAEMLYGLIHVRYILTSKGLAAMLDKYKNYDFGRCPRVFCCGQPCLPVGQSDIPRSSTVKIYCPKCEDIYYPRSKYQGNIDGAYFGSTFPHLFLMTYGHLKPQKASQSYVPRVFGFKLHKP; translated from the exons atgtaCAGAGAGCGAGGGTTGGGTGGGTCTAAGGCGACGGAGGTGGTGGGACCCGCCGCTGATCGGAAGCAGCGGATCAACGACGCCTTGGACAAGCAGCTCGAGCGATCCTCGCCCTCCACTTCTAGGGCAATCAACGGCAAGGATAAGCCTCTTATTATGGGTG AAGAATCTGAGACAGACAGTGAAGAGTCAGATGTTAGTGGTTCCGATGGGGATGACACATCTTGGATTTCATGGTTTTGCAATTTGCGAGGAAATGAATTTTTCTGTGAAGTGGATGATGATTACATACAAGATGATTTTAACCTCTGCGGGCTAAGCAGCCAAGTGCCGTACTATGATTATGCACTTGATTTAATTTTGGATGTTGAATCTTCTCATG GTGATATGTTCACAGAAGAACAAAATGAATTGATTGAATCAGCAGCAGAGATGCTTTATGGTCTTATTCATGTTCGATATATATTGACAAGCAAAGGCTTGGCTGCCATG CTAGACAAGTACAAGAACTATGATTTTGGTAGATGCCCAAGAGTTTTCTGCTGCGGACAACCCTGCCTCCCAGTTGGCCAGTCGGATATCCCACGGTCAAGCACTGTAAAAATATACTGCCCCAAGTGTGAAGATATTTACTACCCTCGATCGAAGTATCAAGGTA ACATTGATGGAGCCTATTTCGGAAGTACATTCCCTCACCTGTTCTTGATGACATACGGGCACCTGAAGCCTCAGAAAGCATCACAGAGTTATGTTCCTAGAGTGTTCGGATTCAAGCTTCACAAGCCATGA
- the LOC126626115 gene encoding casein kinase II subunit beta-1-like isoform X4 has product MYRERGLGGSKATEVVGPAADRKQRINDALDKQLERSSPSTSRAINGKDKPLIMGGKQPPSDHRDSRSASASLTKNNCSDEESETDSEESDVSGSDGDDTSWISWFCNLRGNEFFCEVDDDYIQDDFNLCGLSSQVPYYDYALDLILDVESSHEEQNELIESAAEMLYGLIHVRYILTSKGLAAMLDKYKNYDFGRCPRVFCCGQPCLPVGQSDIPRSSTVKIYCPKCEDIYYPRSKYQGNIDGAYFGSTFPHLFLMTYGHLKPQKASQSYVPRVFGFKLHKP; this is encoded by the exons atgtaCAGAGAGCGAGGGTTGGGTGGGTCTAAGGCGACGGAGGTGGTGGGACCCGCCGCTGATCGGAAGCAGCGGATCAACGACGCCTTGGACAAGCAGCTCGAGCGATCCTCGCCCTCCACTTCTAGGGCAATCAACGGCAAGGATAAGCCTCTTATTATGGGTGGTAAGCAGCCTCCCTCCGATCACAGAGACTCTCGCTCTGCCTCTGCGTCTCTCACCAAAAACAATTGCTCCGATG AAGAATCTGAGACAGACAGTGAAGAGTCAGATGTTAGTGGTTCCGATGGGGATGACACATCTTGGATTTCATGGTTTTGCAATTTGCGAGGAAATGAATTTTTCTGTGAAGTGGATGATGATTACATACAAGATGATTTTAACCTCTGCGGGCTAAGCAGCCAAGTGCCGTACTATGATTATGCACTTGATTTAATTTTGGATGTTGAATCTTCTCATG AAGAACAAAATGAATTGATTGAATCAGCAGCAGAGATGCTTTATGGTCTTATTCATGTTCGATATATATTGACAAGCAAAGGCTTGGCTGCCATG CTAGACAAGTACAAGAACTATGATTTTGGTAGATGCCCAAGAGTTTTCTGCTGCGGACAACCCTGCCTCCCAGTTGGCCAGTCGGATATCCCACGGTCAAGCACTGTAAAAATATACTGCCCCAAGTGTGAAGATATTTACTACCCTCGATCGAAGTATCAAGGTA ACATTGATGGAGCCTATTTCGGAAGTACATTCCCTCACCTGTTCTTGATGACATACGGGCACCTGAAGCCTCAGAAAGCATCACAGAGTTATGTTCCTAGAGTGTTCGGATTCAAGCTTCACAAGCCATGA
- the LOC126626115 gene encoding casein kinase II subunit beta-1-like isoform X3 produces the protein MYRERGLGGSKATEVVGPAADRKQRINDALDKQLERSSPSTSRAINGKDKPLIMGGKQPPSDHRDSRSASASLTKNNCSDESETDSEESDVSGSDGDDTSWISWFCNLRGNEFFCEVDDDYIQDDFNLCGLSSQVPYYDYALDLILDVESSHGDMFTEEQNELIESAAEMLYGLIHVRYILTSKGLAAMLDKYKNYDFGRCPRVFCCGQPCLPVGQSDIPRSSTVKIYCPKCEDIYYPRSKYQGNIDGAYFGSTFPHLFLMTYGHLKPQKASQSYVPRVFGFKLHKP, from the exons atgtaCAGAGAGCGAGGGTTGGGTGGGTCTAAGGCGACGGAGGTGGTGGGACCCGCCGCTGATCGGAAGCAGCGGATCAACGACGCCTTGGACAAGCAGCTCGAGCGATCCTCGCCCTCCACTTCTAGGGCAATCAACGGCAAGGATAAGCCTCTTATTATGGGTGGTAAGCAGCCTCCCTCCGATCACAGAGACTCTCGCTCTGCCTCTGCGTCTCTCACCAAAAACAATTGCTCCGATG AATCTGAGACAGACAGTGAAGAGTCAGATGTTAGTGGTTCCGATGGGGATGACACATCTTGGATTTCATGGTTTTGCAATTTGCGAGGAAATGAATTTTTCTGTGAAGTGGATGATGATTACATACAAGATGATTTTAACCTCTGCGGGCTAAGCAGCCAAGTGCCGTACTATGATTATGCACTTGATTTAATTTTGGATGTTGAATCTTCTCATG GTGATATGTTCACAGAAGAACAAAATGAATTGATTGAATCAGCAGCAGAGATGCTTTATGGTCTTATTCATGTTCGATATATATTGACAAGCAAAGGCTTGGCTGCCATG CTAGACAAGTACAAGAACTATGATTTTGGTAGATGCCCAAGAGTTTTCTGCTGCGGACAACCCTGCCTCCCAGTTGGCCAGTCGGATATCCCACGGTCAAGCACTGTAAAAATATACTGCCCCAAGTGTGAAGATATTTACTACCCTCGATCGAAGTATCAAGGTA ACATTGATGGAGCCTATTTCGGAAGTACATTCCCTCACCTGTTCTTGATGACATACGGGCACCTGAAGCCTCAGAAAGCATCACAGAGTTATGTTCCTAGAGTGTTCGGATTCAAGCTTCACAAGCCATGA
- the LOC126626115 gene encoding putative casein kinase II subunit beta-4 isoform X7 — MYRERGLGGSKATEVVGPAADRKQRINDALDKQLERSSPSTSRAINGKDKPLIMGESETDSEESDVSGSDGDDTSWISWFCNLRGNEFFCEVDDDYIQDDFNLCGLSSQVPYYDYALDLILDVESSHGDMFTEEQNELIESAAEMLYGLIHVRYILTSKGLAAMLDKYKNYDFGRCPRVFCCGQPCLPVGQSDIPRSSTVKIYCPKCEDIYYPRSKYQGNIDGAYFGSTFPHLFLMTYGHLKPQKASQSYVPRVFGFKLHKP, encoded by the exons atgtaCAGAGAGCGAGGGTTGGGTGGGTCTAAGGCGACGGAGGTGGTGGGACCCGCCGCTGATCGGAAGCAGCGGATCAACGACGCCTTGGACAAGCAGCTCGAGCGATCCTCGCCCTCCACTTCTAGGGCAATCAACGGCAAGGATAAGCCTCTTATTATGGGTG AATCTGAGACAGACAGTGAAGAGTCAGATGTTAGTGGTTCCGATGGGGATGACACATCTTGGATTTCATGGTTTTGCAATTTGCGAGGAAATGAATTTTTCTGTGAAGTGGATGATGATTACATACAAGATGATTTTAACCTCTGCGGGCTAAGCAGCCAAGTGCCGTACTATGATTATGCACTTGATTTAATTTTGGATGTTGAATCTTCTCATG GTGATATGTTCACAGAAGAACAAAATGAATTGATTGAATCAGCAGCAGAGATGCTTTATGGTCTTATTCATGTTCGATATATATTGACAAGCAAAGGCTTGGCTGCCATG CTAGACAAGTACAAGAACTATGATTTTGGTAGATGCCCAAGAGTTTTCTGCTGCGGACAACCCTGCCTCCCAGTTGGCCAGTCGGATATCCCACGGTCAAGCACTGTAAAAATATACTGCCCCAAGTGTGAAGATATTTACTACCCTCGATCGAAGTATCAAGGTA ACATTGATGGAGCCTATTTCGGAAGTACATTCCCTCACCTGTTCTTGATGACATACGGGCACCTGAAGCCTCAGAAAGCATCACAGAGTTATGTTCCTAGAGTGTTCGGATTCAAGCTTCACAAGCCATGA
- the LOC126626115 gene encoding casein kinase II subunit beta-1-like isoform X1 has product MYRERGLGGSKATEVVGPAADRKQRINDALDKQLERSSPSTSRAINGKDKPLIMGGKQPPSDHRDSRSASASLTKNNCSDEESETDSEESDVSGSDGDDTSWISWFCNLRGNEFFCEVDDDYIQDDFNLCGLSSQVPYYDYALDLILDVESSHGDMFTEEQNELIESAAEMLYGLIHVRYILTSKGLAAMLDKYKNYDFGRCPRVFCCGQPCLPVGQSDIPRSSTVKIYCPKCEDIYYPRSKYQGNIDGAYFGSTFPHLFLMTYGHLKPQKASQSYVPRVFGFKLHKP; this is encoded by the exons atgtaCAGAGAGCGAGGGTTGGGTGGGTCTAAGGCGACGGAGGTGGTGGGACCCGCCGCTGATCGGAAGCAGCGGATCAACGACGCCTTGGACAAGCAGCTCGAGCGATCCTCGCCCTCCACTTCTAGGGCAATCAACGGCAAGGATAAGCCTCTTATTATGGGTGGTAAGCAGCCTCCCTCCGATCACAGAGACTCTCGCTCTGCCTCTGCGTCTCTCACCAAAAACAATTGCTCCGATG AAGAATCTGAGACAGACAGTGAAGAGTCAGATGTTAGTGGTTCCGATGGGGATGACACATCTTGGATTTCATGGTTTTGCAATTTGCGAGGAAATGAATTTTTCTGTGAAGTGGATGATGATTACATACAAGATGATTTTAACCTCTGCGGGCTAAGCAGCCAAGTGCCGTACTATGATTATGCACTTGATTTAATTTTGGATGTTGAATCTTCTCATG GTGATATGTTCACAGAAGAACAAAATGAATTGATTGAATCAGCAGCAGAGATGCTTTATGGTCTTATTCATGTTCGATATATATTGACAAGCAAAGGCTTGGCTGCCATG CTAGACAAGTACAAGAACTATGATTTTGGTAGATGCCCAAGAGTTTTCTGCTGCGGACAACCCTGCCTCCCAGTTGGCCAGTCGGATATCCCACGGTCAAGCACTGTAAAAATATACTGCCCCAAGTGTGAAGATATTTACTACCCTCGATCGAAGTATCAAGGTA ACATTGATGGAGCCTATTTCGGAAGTACATTCCCTCACCTGTTCTTGATGACATACGGGCACCTGAAGCCTCAGAAAGCATCACAGAGTTATGTTCCTAGAGTGTTCGGATTCAAGCTTCACAAGCCATGA